A genomic stretch from Moraxella nasicaprae includes:
- a CDS encoding NYN domain-containing protein codes for MTTAVFIDGAFFVKRLRHYLPETDHYNAKKMADVAMGMALEHLKLRNQSTQTDDLYRVFFYDCPPLEKKMHRPKTRTALDLSKSDEAVFRRELHKELIQKRKFALRLGRLSDYSNGWRLKPRVLSELLKDKKAWGDLTDDDFTIDIMQKGVDMRIGVDIATVALKMQANRIVLIAGDADFVPAAKLARREGVDFILDAMHQPISDDLFEHIDGLRTTYHTKRKQK; via the coding sequence ATGACAACTGCTGTTTTTATTGATGGAGCATTTTTTGTCAAACGCTTACGCCATTATTTGCCAGAGACCGACCATTATAATGCCAAAAAGATGGCAGATGTCGCAATGGGTATGGCATTAGAACATCTAAAACTACGCAATCAAAGCACACAAACAGACGATTTGTACCGTGTTTTCTTTTATGATTGCCCTCCTCTTGAAAAGAAAATGCACCGCCCCAAGACTCGTACAGCCCTGGATTTATCAAAATCAGACGAAGCGGTGTTTCGCAGAGAACTGCATAAAGAGCTGATTCAAAAGCGTAAATTTGCTCTGAGATTGGGTAGATTATCTGATTATAGCAATGGCTGGCGACTAAAACCCCGTGTACTATCCGAACTCCTAAAAGACAAGAAAGCATGGGGTGATTTAACGGATGATGATTTTACCATTGACATTATGCAAAAAGGCGTAGATATGCGGATTGGTGTGGATATTGCGACTGTTGCCCTAAAAATGCAAGCCAATCGCATTGTACTGATTGCAGGTGATGCCGATTTTGTCCCTGCCGCCAAACTGGCACGGCGTGAAGGTGTGGACTTTATCCTAGATGCGATGCACCAGCCGATTTCTGATGATTTGTTTGAGCATATTGATGGACTGCGGACAACTTACCATACCAAACGAAAGCAAAAATAA
- a CDS encoding HK97 family phage prohead protease, with amino-acid sequence MTKAYSTLQIKSVTDTDDERLITGIATTPSTDRDDDILEPLGAKFALPIPLLWQHNHNQPIGEVISATVTDKGIEIVAKIAKIADDGKLKDRIDEAWQSIKSGLVKCLSVGFKIKEYNYLESSWGLHIKEWEWYELSVVTVPANADAVITSVKQIKDAFNLPLQPTPNPPINPIQPPPTQTQKSNQSDGSVALILPNKSGVSLL; translated from the coding sequence ATGACCAAAGCCTACTCAACCCTACAAATCAAATCCGTAACCGACACGGACGATGAACGCCTTATTACAGGCATTGCCACCACACCCAGTACCGATAGGGACGATGACATTTTAGAGCCGTTGGGGGCAAAATTTGCCCTACCCATTCCGCTACTGTGGCAGCACAATCATAATCAACCGATTGGCGAAGTGATTTCGGCAACGGTAACAGACAAAGGTATTGAGATTGTCGCCAAGATTGCCAAAATCGCTGATGATGGTAAATTAAAAGACCGTATCGATGAGGCGTGGCAATCTATCAAAAGCGGGCTTGTCAAATGCCTATCCGTTGGCTTTAAAATCAAAGAATACAATTATTTGGAAAGCTCGTGGGGCTTACACATCAAGGAATGGGAATGGTATGAGCTGTCGGTCGTAACCGTCCCAGCTAATGCCGATGCGGTTATTACTAGCGTCAAGCAAATCAAAGACGCATTTAATCTGCCGCTGCAACCAACCCCAAATCCACCGATTAACCCAATCCAGCCACCACCCACCCAAACTCAAAAAAGCAACCAGTCAGATGGCTCGGTTGCTTTAATTTTACCTAATAAAAGCGGAGTATCGTTATTATGA